The Parasteatoda tepidariorum isolate YZ-2023 unplaced genomic scaffold, CAS_Ptep_4.0 HiC_scaffold_5439, whole genome shotgun sequence region TATTTACTCCCTCCGATCAGCGACCATGAGAACAATGTTAAGGAGCGgtatgttatatttaatttttgcttccaTTTATGAGGAAAATATGTTTGCCGCGTGTATGTCAGTGAATAATAGgtgaaaggaaaattacaaaaaaaaaaacatcgtcATGCTTtactaactgaaataaatttaaaaaaagttaagtgaaaatgaaattttaaataagaattttaaaatgtgattatttttcattctataatAAAGTAGGAATAGTTTCATGTAGtatttaatcattcaaaaaataatctgtgaaacttagtaaattattataatttaaagcatagtTGACTGAGTTGTGCTAGtgaggaaaaaatacaaaaaccattaagcattgtttaaaattgataattaattaaaataaagcaaaatgcgCAGTAGTGATGTAAAGAAATTACAGCAACTATTCGATATTTGGCCCTTTTGTTGAATATTCGGTTGGCCGtatattaagctttttttcttcttgtttatatattaaattttagtacttGCTATTGTTTTATTGGTGAAATgaaatgatcaaaatttaaagcCTCAATGTGAGatataatttatgctttttactttctctttttCAGGGGGAGGTGAATAAAGATGAACTTGTCAATGCCCTTAATTTAGAGTTTGTAAATCGAACAAATGAAGTTGGCGTCGATTTCAACAGAGCTATCCAGTTCAATCATACTGCTAATTTAGTACAGTTTGTTTGCGGCTTGGGACCTAGAAAAGGGACATTTTTAGTCAAGGTaagatttcttatttcttttcaatgttGTTTTAATGAAGCTTCTTTTTACAGTGGAAAAATAACATATACATTtacagtgaaaaatatattatgattaattataaaaaagaaacttgattttgttcaattaaaaataattctgattgtATTGAAATAAGATATGTAAAGTCAGTTATTTGAACATATTGGTGTTTCACCACTATTCTGCTGTAAAACGTATCatataaaacgtaaatattaagtgtttttatatttttattttattgtaatgtaGTACTGATcacagaaattttgttttagactCTAAAAACAGCCAATCAACAATTAGAAAGCAGAACACAGTTAATTACCTTTTGCAAGATGGGACCCAAAGTTTTTGTTAACTGTGCTGGATTCATAAAGATTGACACATCTTCTTTAGTAGACAGGTTTGTGGGTTTATTTCGTAGCTGCTTTAATCTTTctttatggtttaaaattactgatgtatgttcataaaaaaaatatttttaaattatgtttagttAATTTGCTATAATaactatgtttatttaatatggTCATTCCTTTGAGAAGCGATTTTTATCATAGTTTatcttgtaattaaaattatttcatttataatttcgaaaacatattttggtatttttatattGTCACACAAAGTTCAgtttctcttcctttttttttttttttttttttttttttttttttttttt contains the following coding sequences:
- the LOC122273584 gene encoding transcription elongation factor SPT6-like, translated to LNVRYNLCFLLSLFQGEVNKDELVNALNLEFVNRTNEVGVDFNRAIQFNHTANLVQFVCGLGPRKGTFLVKTLKTANQQLESRTQLITFCKMGPKVFVNCAGFIKIDTSSLVDSTETYVEVLDGSRVHPEAYEWARKMAVDALEYDDTSDDVNPAGALEEILENPEKLKAS